The sequence below is a genomic window from Streptomyces sp. V1I1.
ACGGCGGTGCGGCCGGGGGCGGCGCGGTGGTCGAGGGCGTACTGAAGCGCCTCGCGCGTCGGTACGAGTTCGAAACTGCGGCTCATCGGGGGTCACCGTCCGCGAGGACGCCCAGCAGATCCTCCGCCATCTCCGGTTTGAGCAGGCCGTGCGCGAGAGCCCGGTCGGCGGTGGTGCGCGCCATCGCCAGATAACCGGCGACCATGCCGGGGGCGTGCTTGCGCAGCTCCGCGACATGGGCGGCGACGGTGCCGGCATCGCCGCGGGCGACGGGTCCTGTGAGGGCCGCGTCGCCGGAGCGCAGAGCGTTGTCGAGGGCCGCGCCGAGCAGCGGGCCGAGCATCCGGTCAGGGGCGCCGACCCCTGCCGTACGCAGCAGCTCCATCGCCTGCGCGACCAGCGTGACCAGGTAGTTCGCGCCGAGGGCGAGAGCCGCGTGGTAGAGCGGGCGGGCCTCCTCCTCGATCCACTCGGGCTCGCCGCCCATCTCGATGACCAGCGCCTCGGCGGCCAGCCGCAGTTCCTCGGGGGCCGTCACTCCGAACGAGCAGCCCGCCAGCCGCTGGACGTCCACGCTCGTCCCCGTGAACGTCATCACCGGGTGCAGCGCGAGCGGCAGCGCGCCGGCCCGCATGGCGGGATCCAGCACCTTCGCGCCGTACCGACCGGAGGTGTGCACAAGCAGTTGCCCGGGACGTACCGCACCGGTCTCAACGAGTCCGTCGACCAGCGCAGGCAGCGCATCGTCCGGGACGGTCAGCAGCACCAGTTCGGCGCGGGCGAGGACCTCTGCGGGGGTCACCAGGGGTACGTCGGGGAGCAGGACGGCCGCCCGTCGTACGGACGCGTCCGAGACGCCGGAGACGGCGACCGGCCGGTGTCCCGCCAGCTGAAGCGATGCCGCGAGGGCCGGGCCGACACGGCCTGCTCCGACGACGCCCACGGTGAGGCGGGCTGGGCGGTCCCGCGGGTCGAGCGGTTCCTGTGGTGCTGTGGCATTCACGCGGCGGGGCCTTCCGTTCCAGTCCGCGGGGGGTACCGGACGATTTCTCGTCATGCTACGCCAGCGCCACTCGCACCCTTGCGGTTGTCCACAGCCTGTGGGCGGCGGCGTGGGCGATGATCGGGGCATGGCTGAAGCTGAAGAGGCTGAAGTGGGCGAGCAGGACGAGCGGCGGCGCAGGCTCGCCGCGTGGCGGGCCTCGCACCGGGTGCTGTGGCGGGCCTCGGCGGACCGCCGCGTCGGGGAGCGGCTGACGGCGCTTGCGGCGGACGCGGGGGCGGTCTACGACCTCGACGAGTGGACCGATGTGTACGGCAACGGGGTCGTCGCCGAGTTGGAGCGGCGGGTGGCGGAGCTGCTCGGCTTCCCGGCCGCGGCGTTCTTCCCGACCGGGACGATGGCGCAGCAGGTGGCGCTGCGGTGCTGGGCGGGGCGTACCGGGAACGCGACGGTCGCGCTGCATCCGATGGCGCATCCGGAGCTGCACGAGCGGGGTGCGGTCGGGGTGGTGAGCGGGCTGCGTACGGTCCACCCGACGAGCGCGCCGCGGCTGCCGACGGCCGACGAGGTACACGACTTCGACGAGCCCTTCGGGGCGCTGATGCTGGAACTGCCGCTGCGGGACGCGGGTTTCGTCCTGCCGACGTGGGACGAGCTGGTGGCG
It includes:
- a CDS encoding Rossmann-like and DUF2520 domain-containing protein encodes the protein MNATAPQEPLDPRDRPARLTVGVVGAGRVGPALAASLQLAGHRPVAVSGVSDASVRRAAVLLPDVPLVTPAEVLARAELVLLTVPDDALPALVDGLVETGAVRPGQLLVHTSGRYGAKVLDPAMRAGALPLALHPVMTFTGTSVDVQRLAGCSFGVTAPEELRLAAEALVIEMGGEPEWIEEEARPLYHAALALGANYLVTLVAQAMELLRTAGVGAPDRMLGPLLGAALDNALRSGDAALTGPVARGDAGTVAAHVAELRKHAPGMVAGYLAMARTTADRALAHGLLKPEMAEDLLGVLADGDPR